A window from Pseudomonas sp. MRSN 12121 encodes these proteins:
- a CDS encoding class I SAM-dependent methyltransferase produces MTDKAFAQADPDWLALISSAREWLSGPLGQFLLDEERRMLDDELGRFFGGYLVHYGPSAQTPPAAPQVQRNVRLGAPLPGVEIVCEEQAWPLTEHAADVVVLQHGLDFCLSPHGLLREAASAVRPGGHLLIIGINPWSSWGLRHVFAHDALRQARCISPSRVADWLNLLGFALEKRRFGCYRPPLASPAWQARLAGWERKAGDWQLSGGGFYLLVARKIVVGLRPVRQVRREPMGKLVPLPMAKVNRRHSEPPL; encoded by the coding sequence ATGACCGATAAAGCGTTCGCTCAGGCCGATCCTGACTGGCTGGCCCTGATCAGCTCGGCCCGTGAGTGGCTGTCCGGGCCATTGGGGCAATTTCTGCTGGATGAAGAGCGGCGCATGCTCGACGACGAGCTGGGGCGTTTCTTCGGCGGTTACCTGGTGCATTACGGCCCGTCGGCGCAGACCCCGCCCGCCGCGCCCCAGGTGCAGCGCAACGTGCGCCTGGGCGCGCCGTTGCCCGGCGTCGAGATCGTCTGCGAGGAACAGGCCTGGCCGCTTACCGAGCATGCCGCCGATGTGGTGGTGCTGCAGCACGGCCTGGATTTCTGCCTGTCGCCCCATGGCCTGCTGCGCGAGGCCGCCAGCGCCGTGCGGCCGGGCGGGCACCTGTTGATCATCGGGATCAATCCCTGGAGCAGTTGGGGCCTGCGCCATGTGTTCGCCCATGACGCCCTGCGCCAGGCGCGCTGCATTTCGCCGTCGCGGGTCGCCGACTGGCTGAACCTGCTGGGCTTCGCGCTGGAGAAACGCCGCTTCGGGTGCTATCGTCCGCCGCTTGCTTCGCCAGCCTGGCAGGCCCGGCTGGCCGGCTGGGAGCGCAAGGCCGGCGATTGGCAACTGTCCGGCGGCGGCTTCTACCTGCTGGTGGCGCGCAAGATAGTGGTGGGCCTGCGCCCGGTGCGCCAGGTACGCCGCGAGCCGATGGGCAAGCTGGTGCCGTTGCCGATGGCCAAGGTCAACCGCCGGCACAGCGAACCTCCTCTTTAA
- the rnhA gene encoding ribonuclease HI: MSDSVEIFTDGACKGNPGPGGWGALLVFKGVEKELWGGEANTTNNRMELMAAIRGLEELKRECQVILVTDSQYVMKGINEWMANWKKRGWKTAAKEPVKNADLWQQLDEQVNRHQVTWKWVRGHTGHHGNERADQLANRGVDEVRGYKQV; the protein is encoded by the coding sequence ATGAGCGATAGCGTAGAAATCTTCACCGACGGCGCCTGCAAGGGCAATCCTGGCCCGGGGGGCTGGGGCGCGTTGCTGGTGTTCAAGGGCGTGGAGAAGGAACTCTGGGGCGGCGAGGCCAACACCACCAACAACCGCATGGAGCTGATGGCGGCGATCCGTGGCCTGGAGGAGCTCAAGCGCGAGTGCCAGGTGATCCTGGTCACCGACTCGCAGTACGTGATGAAGGGCATCAACGAGTGGATGGCCAACTGGAAAAAGCGTGGCTGGAAGACCGCCGCCAAGGAGCCGGTGAAGAATGCCGACCTGTGGCAACAGCTCGACGAGCAGGTCAATCGTCACCAGGTCACCTGGAAGTGGGTGCGCGGCCATACCGGGCACCACGGCAACGAGCGGGCCGACCAGTTGGCCAACCGCGGTGTCGACGAAGTGCGCGGCTACAAGCAGGTCTGA
- a CDS encoding extracellular solute-binding protein, with amino-acid sequence MRPLLLSLISLALSFPASATITESHGYAQFGTLKYPAKFTHYDWVNPAAPKGGTLRVMAFGTFDTLNPYTFKGTSPVATPNFLQYGVNELNEPLMVGTGQYAPSGDEPTSSYGLIARSVEYSEDRSWVVFNLRPEARFHDGQPITARDVAFSYRLLLKEGHPQYRTNLQEVQRVDILGPRRIRFVFKRSGNPLLILRLGELPVLPQHYWKDRDFKATTFEPPLGSGPYRITRVQPGRSLVFERVKDYWGKDLPVNRGFNNFNKVAVEFYRDSDVAFEAFKAGEFDIYIEHQAKNWANGYNFPAVNRGDIIKAQVAHQIPTQTQGLFMNGRRATFADRKVREALGLMFDFEWTNRALFSGAYKRATSYYPNSEFSATGLPVGHEWLLLSPYREQLPAELFTQPFSLPQTDGRGIPRATLRRALGLLAEAGWKLNGQRLVNAAGQPLRFEVLLVNPNLERILQPYVENLASIGIDARLRTVDRAQYKQRLDQFDFDMILMILNQTLSPGLEQWQYFHSSQVGVKGSKNYAGIANPIVDHLLEQLLAAQSRDEQLAAGRALDRVLLWQHYIIPNWYLNYHRLAYRNRFAFVTTPPYQLGLSAWWLKSLEKAQ; translated from the coding sequence ATGCGTCCCCTCCTCCTGTCCCTCATCAGTCTGGCCTTGAGCTTTCCCGCAAGCGCAACGATCACTGAAAGTCATGGTTACGCGCAGTTCGGCACGCTCAAGTACCCCGCCAAGTTCACCCATTACGACTGGGTCAACCCCGCCGCGCCCAAAGGCGGCACCTTGCGGGTGATGGCGTTCGGCACCTTCGACACCCTCAATCCCTACACCTTCAAGGGCACCAGCCCGGTCGCCACGCCGAACTTCCTGCAATACGGGGTCAACGAGCTGAACGAGCCGCTGATGGTCGGCACCGGCCAGTACGCGCCGTCCGGCGACGAGCCGACCTCCAGCTACGGCCTGATCGCCCGTTCCGTCGAATACAGCGAAGACCGCAGCTGGGTGGTGTTCAACCTGCGCCCCGAGGCGCGTTTCCACGACGGCCAGCCGATCACCGCCCGCGATGTGGCGTTCTCCTACCGGCTGCTGCTCAAGGAAGGCCATCCGCAATACCGCACCAACCTGCAGGAAGTGCAGCGGGTGGACATCCTCGGCCCGCGGCGCATCCGTTTCGTGTTCAAGCGCTCCGGCAACCCGCTGCTGATCCTGCGCCTGGGCGAGCTGCCGGTGCTGCCGCAGCATTACTGGAAGGACCGCGACTTCAAGGCCACCACCTTCGAGCCGCCGCTGGGCAGCGGCCCCTACCGCATCACCCGGGTGCAGCCGGGACGCTCGCTGGTATTCGAGCGGGTCAAGGACTATTGGGGCAAGGACCTGCCGGTCAATCGCGGCTTCAACAATTTCAACAAGGTCGCGGTGGAGTTCTACCGCGACAGCGACGTGGCCTTCGAAGCCTTCAAGGCCGGCGAGTTCGACATTTATATCGAGCACCAGGCGAAGAACTGGGCCAACGGCTACAACTTTCCGGCGGTCAACCGCGGCGACATCATCAAGGCGCAGGTCGCGCACCAGATTCCCACCCAGACCCAGGGCCTGTTCATGAACGGCCGCCGGGCCACCTTCGCCGACCGCAAGGTGCGCGAGGCCCTGGGCCTGATGTTCGACTTCGAGTGGACCAACCGCGCCCTGTTCAGCGGCGCCTACAAGCGCGCGACGAGCTACTACCCGAACAGCGAGTTCTCCGCCACGGGCCTGCCGGTGGGCCATGAATGGCTGCTGCTTTCGCCCTACCGCGAGCAATTGCCCGCCGAACTCTTCACCCAGCCCTTCAGCCTGCCGCAGACCGACGGCCGCGGCATCCCGCGCGCGACCCTGCGCCGTGCCCTGGGCCTGCTGGCCGAAGCCGGCTGGAAGCTCAACGGCCAGCGCCTGGTCAACGCCGCCGGGCAACCGCTGCGCTTCGAGGTGCTGCTGGTCAACCCGAACCTGGAGCGAATCCTCCAGCCCTACGTCGAGAACCTGGCCAGCATCGGCATCGACGCGCGCCTGCGTACCGTGGACCGGGCGCAGTACAAGCAGCGCCTGGACCAGTTCGACTTCGACATGATCCTCATGATCCTCAACCAGACCCTGAGCCCGGGCCTGGAACAGTGGCAGTACTTCCACTCCAGCCAGGTCGGGGTCAAGGGCAGCAAGAACTACGCGGGCATCGCCAACCCCATCGTCGATCACCTGCTGGAACAACTGCTCGCCGCGCAAAGCCGCGACGAACAACTGGCCGCCGGTCGGGCCCTGGATCGAGTGCTGCTGTGGCAGCACTACATCATCCCCAACTGGTACCTCAACTATCATCGTCTGGCGTACCGCAACCGGTTCGCCTTCGTCACCACGCCGCCCTACCAGCTGGGCCTGAGCGCCTGGTGGCTGAAGTCTCTGGAGAAAGCCCAATGA
- a CDS encoding transglycosylase SLT domain-containing protein: MSSSIRKSINSDALTRLAQAIAVAVSATLAGCQSTSHVPQTDASHTQNFNARIKQKPIWLSDKPSPQAPQDVWARMRDGFQLQDGIGVNPRIEQQRLWFASNPSFLENASERGSLYIHYIVERLEERNMPLELALLPVIESAYNPMAYSRADAVGLWQFIPSTGRSFNLRQTRFYDGRRDITASTTAAMDYLTRLHDMFNGDWLLALAAYNAGEGTVSRAIERNEKLGLPTDYWNLPLPAETQAYVPKLLALSQVVLAPEAYGVNLNPIANEPYFQVVEINQRMDLSKVAAVANIDEDELFQLNPAFKQRTTIDGPQHLLVPTSKAQLLSASLSTMKPEELISQRSFKPVFEGADSREMAQAKRNYRVKRGDNLAQIAKANKVEVKDLQRWNKLSGNRLKVGQTLVMQDTSKARTSAKASGKKTLVAKADKKSTQYKVKQGDSLYMVAKRFNVEMQHLKRWNPRAGQALKPGQMLTVYLPH, from the coding sequence ATGTCGTCATCTATTCGTAAATCCATCAATTCAGACGCATTGACGCGGTTGGCCCAAGCCATCGCGGTGGCTGTGTCCGCCACCCTGGCGGGCTGTCAAAGCACGAGCCACGTCCCGCAAACCGACGCTTCGCACACCCAGAATTTCAACGCCCGCATCAAGCAGAAACCCATCTGGCTGAGTGACAAACCCAGCCCGCAGGCCCCCCAGGACGTCTGGGCGCGGATGCGCGACGGTTTCCAGCTGCAGGACGGCATCGGCGTCAACCCGCGCATCGAACAACAGCGCCTGTGGTTCGCCAGCAACCCCTCCTTTCTCGAGAACGCCAGCGAACGCGGCAGCCTCTACATTCATTACATCGTCGAGCGTCTTGAAGAACGCAACATGCCGCTGGAGCTGGCCCTGCTGCCAGTGATCGAGAGCGCCTACAACCCGATGGCCTATTCCCGGGCCGACGCGGTAGGCCTCTGGCAGTTCATCCCGTCCACCGGTCGTTCCTTCAACCTGCGCCAGACCCGCTTCTACGATGGCCGTCGCGATATCACCGCGTCGACCACCGCGGCCATGGATTACCTGACCCGCCTGCACGACATGTTCAACGGCGACTGGCTGCTGGCCCTGGCGGCCTACAACGCCGGCGAAGGCACGGTGAGCCGGGCCATCGAGCGCAACGAGAAGCTGGGCCTGCCCACCGACTACTGGAACCTGCCGCTACCGGCGGAAACCCAGGCCTATGTGCCCAAGCTGCTGGCCCTGTCCCAGGTAGTACTGGCGCCCGAAGCCTATGGCGTGAACCTGAACCCGATCGCCAACGAACCTTACTTCCAGGTCGTCGAGATCAACCAGCGCATGGACCTGTCCAAGGTCGCCGCGGTGGCGAACATCGACGAGGACGAGCTGTTCCAGCTCAATCCGGCCTTCAAGCAGCGCACCACCATCGACGGTCCCCAGCACCTGCTGGTGCCGACGTCCAAGGCGCAGTTGTTGAGCGCCAGCCTGTCGACCATGAAACCCGAGGAACTGATCAGCCAGCGTTCGTTCAAGCCGGTGTTCGAGGGTGCCGACAGTCGCGAAATGGCCCAGGCCAAGCGCAACTACCGGGTCAAGCGTGGCGACAACCTCGCGCAGATCGCCAAGGCCAACAAGGTCGAGGTCAAGGACCTGCAACGCTGGAACAAGCTGAGCGGCAACCGGCTCAAGGTCGGCCAGACCCTGGTCATGCAGGACACCAGCAAGGCGCGGACCAGCGCCAAGGCGTCCGGCAAGAAGACCCTGGTGGCCAAGGCCGACAAGAAGTCGACCCAGTACAAGGTCAAGCAAGGCGACTCGCTGTACATGGTGGCCAAGCGCTTCAACGTCGAGATGCAGCACCTCAAGCGCTGGAACCCCCGCGCCGGCCAGGCCCTCAAGCCAGGCCAGATGCTGACCGTCTACCTGCCTCATTGA
- the gloB gene encoding hydroxyacylglutathione hydrolase, translated as MIQISALPAFTDNYIWLLQDHRQQRCAVVDPGDAAPVQDWLTRHPGWALSDILVTHHHHDHVGGVEQLKAASGATVWGPANENIPGRDVALNDNDRASILGWDFDIYAVPGHTLGHIAYYHHGLLFCGDTLFAGGCGRLFEGTPEQMHHSLSRLAALPEGTLVYCTHEYTLSNLRFAQAVEPDNPDIAERLQKVSELRETGRMTLPSTLALEKLTNPFLRTGETSVKQKADERSGLDNRAQSAVFAALRAWKDKF; from the coding sequence ATGATACAGATCAGTGCCCTGCCCGCGTTCACCGATAACTACATCTGGTTGTTACAGGATCATCGCCAGCAACGCTGCGCGGTGGTCGACCCGGGCGACGCCGCCCCGGTGCAGGACTGGCTGACGCGGCACCCGGGCTGGGCCCTGAGCGATATCCTGGTGACCCATCACCACCACGACCACGTCGGCGGTGTCGAACAGCTGAAAGCAGCCAGCGGCGCCACGGTCTGGGGCCCGGCCAACGAGAACATCCCGGGGCGCGACGTGGCCCTGAACGACAACGACCGGGCCAGCATTCTCGGTTGGGACTTCGACATCTACGCGGTACCCGGGCATACCCTGGGGCATATTGCCTATTACCATCACGGCCTGCTGTTTTGCGGCGACACCCTGTTCGCCGGTGGCTGCGGACGCCTGTTCGAGGGCACCCCGGAACAGATGCACCATTCGCTGAGCCGCCTGGCGGCCCTGCCCGAAGGCACCCTGGTGTACTGCACCCACGAATACACCCTGAGCAACCTGCGTTTTGCCCAGGCCGTGGAGCCGGACAACCCGGACATCGCCGAGCGCCTGCAAAAAGTCAGCGAACTGCGGGAAACCGGCCGCATGACCCTGCCCTCCACCCTGGCCCTGGAAAAACTCACCAACCCGTTCCTGCGCACCGGCGAAACATCCGTTAAACAAAAAGCGGACGAACGGAGCGGCCTCGATAACCGGGCTCAGAGTGCGGTTTTTGCGGCGTTGCGGGCTTGGAAAGATAAGTTCTAA